One part of the Oceanidesulfovibrio indonesiensis genome encodes these proteins:
- a CDS encoding pyridoxal phosphate-dependent aminotransferase, giving the protein MGHSIASCVSSIGFSAIRRMMIMAQEYDDVVTLGIGEPDMDTPEHVIRAAMDDALAGWTHYAHSQGDPELRQALSESLRANGRDVGPERIQITHGAMGALMAAMRTLLCDGGEVLTPEPHFPDYAAHVGFAGGRLATVRSRFEDGFIVRPEKLEAAVTGNTRMLLLNSPCNPTGAVLPAEVLDAVAEMAVRRDLFVVSDEVYDAMSFDGPAPSIFDRPGMAERCLVVNSFSKTYAMTGWRVGYCYGPDWLMRELIKVVSYSTASASTPGQRAGLAALRGPKEPFAAMVDEFSRRSHYVHDRLAAMPGLRVNRPQGSFYMFADVSGSGMDGRTFAEALLREEQVVVIPGETFGPSCGNFVRIACTVPMDRLEIAMDRMERFMKRHGEMA; this is encoded by the coding sequence ATGGGACATTCCATCGCTTCGTGTGTTTCTTCCATAGGATTCAGCGCCATACGCCGCATGATGATCATGGCCCAGGAGTATGACGATGTGGTCACCCTGGGCATAGGCGAACCCGACATGGACACGCCGGAACACGTGATCCGTGCGGCAATGGACGACGCACTGGCCGGCTGGACCCACTACGCCCACTCCCAGGGCGACCCGGAATTGCGTCAGGCTCTTTCCGAGAGTCTCCGCGCGAATGGCCGCGACGTGGGACCGGAGCGCATCCAGATAACCCACGGCGCCATGGGCGCGCTTATGGCCGCCATGCGCACACTGCTCTGCGACGGCGGCGAGGTGCTCACCCCGGAGCCGCACTTCCCGGACTACGCCGCCCACGTTGGATTCGCCGGCGGCAGACTCGCCACCGTGCGGTCGCGTTTCGAGGACGGCTTCATCGTCCGACCGGAAAAACTGGAAGCGGCAGTCACCGGGAACACGCGGATGCTCCTGCTGAACAGTCCGTGCAATCCCACAGGCGCGGTGCTTCCCGCCGAGGTGCTGGACGCCGTTGCCGAAATGGCCGTGCGCCGCGATCTCTTCGTGGTCTCCGACGAAGTGTACGACGCCATGAGTTTCGACGGCCCGGCCCCGAGCATCTTCGATCGCCCGGGCATGGCTGAGCGTTGCCTCGTGGTGAACTCGTTCTCCAAGACCTACGCCATGACCGGCTGGCGCGTGGGCTACTGTTACGGGCCTGACTGGCTGATGCGCGAGCTCATCAAGGTGGTCAGCTACTCCACGGCCTCGGCCAGCACGCCTGGGCAACGCGCCGGTCTGGCAGCCCTGCGAGGACCCAAGGAACCGTTCGCCGCCATGGTGGACGAATTCTCGCGCCGGTCGCACTACGTTCACGACCGCCTGGCCGCCATGCCCGGACTGCGGGTCAACAGGCCCCAAGGATCATTCTATATGTTCGCCGACGTCTCCGGCTCCGGCATGGATGGTCGCACATTCGCTGAAGCCCTGCTGCGCGAGGAGCAGGTAGTGGTCATTCCGGGTGAGACTTTCGGGCCGTCGTGCGGCAATTTCGTCCGCATCGCCTGCACCGTGCCCATGGACCGCCTTGAGATCGCCATGGACCGAATGGAACGGTTCATGAAGCGACATGGAGAGATGGCGTGA